A window of the Streptomyces sp. NBC_00454 genome harbors these coding sequences:
- a CDS encoding BTAD domain-containing putative transcriptional regulator codes for MLYLILGNTEARDGSNTPLPLGGARLRALLTALAIRSAATTAPTATMATTAAPAPGSDPSPSHSHGQVPVPDLIDEVWGDDPPRDAPAALQALVARLRRALGGRDTVLADPAGGYRLAVAGPDEVDLHRFTRLARLGAQQLAGQDPATAAGTLRSALALWRGPAFADLAEPARTAHAAVAEAHRRAALRDRIEADLRSGRTAPATLLPEIEALIHEYPYDEPLRAQQLRALRAAGRPAEALAAYDRTRRTLADALGADPGPELAALHAELLRPTPPPPGPVPVPQGNLRPRLTSFVGREPELAALQADLARLRLITLTGPGGSGKTRLAEHAAAEYAAAPPHTADRHPDHHPDPVWLVELARLDHPAAVPGAVLSALGLREGSLVAREKAVREKAVRDKAVRDKTAPEDATTLLVEHCANRRLLLVLDNCEHVIAAAADLADRLLAHCPGVRILATSREPLGVPGETIRPVEPLPPAPAHRLFADRAAAARPGFTPAEDPAAVAEICARLDGLPLAIELAAARLRLLTPRQIADRLDDRFRLLTSGSRTLLPRQQTLRAVVDWSWDLLDEPERTVLCRLSVFAGGCDLTAAEAVCAEEGDLDVADLLGSLVDKSLVLAEPAGPAGMRYRMLETIHEYATERAAEHAAAHQPPSTTTAPPTPGATPTALRHAAHFTALAEEAEPHIRSGDQLPWIRRIETELDNLRAALHTAVAHRDSATAHRLVFALGWFWWLRNYRDEGSEWAAEVLAITPPDPPEGSPEYWSLMRLHVLRVFLLAEGRAIEEFDTPEYAALCARITEAFRHGSPETARFPGMLWPMAAYLTGGVLGFHAHLDTTVESCRRYGGDWELGVTLMLRTHVAIDITGGLPTVDADIAELREIAGRVGDRWTRSTVASAAGELALSRGRYDEARAEYEECLRLAREVGAYIEAPFALVRIAEAAFSAGEFATAERLVAQADREADEYGVASDVRAYSRLISSLLALFRGDLDRARTECELARAEAGKVTGPPQLSAGLDNIDSLLTARAQGPAAGLARIAPALAAAVAGHCAERVLAALAETAAGQLADVGRPAEAVRVFAAATAWRAGNPRSVPEATALADFPARTRAALGARDHARAEAAGAALTPSQAAALVSEAARALTHPLNDS; via the coding sequence GTGCTGTACCTCATCCTCGGCAACACCGAGGCCCGCGACGGGTCGAACACTCCACTCCCCCTCGGCGGCGCCCGCCTCCGCGCCCTCCTCACCGCCCTCGCGATCCGCTCCGCCGCGACCACGGCGCCCACGGCGACCATGGCGACCACGGCGGCCCCCGCCCCCGGCTCCGACCCCAGCCCCAGCCACAGCCACGGCCAAGTCCCCGTCCCCGACCTGATCGACGAGGTCTGGGGCGACGACCCGCCCCGGGACGCCCCCGCCGCCCTCCAGGCCCTGGTCGCCCGCCTGCGCCGCGCCCTCGGCGGCAGGGACACCGTCCTCGCCGATCCCGCAGGCGGCTACCGCCTGGCCGTCGCCGGCCCGGACGAGGTGGACCTGCACCGTTTCACCCGGCTGGCCCGTCTGGGCGCCCAGCAGCTGGCCGGCCAGGATCCCGCCACCGCCGCCGGAACCCTCCGCTCCGCCCTGGCCCTCTGGCGCGGCCCCGCCTTCGCCGACCTCGCGGAGCCCGCCCGCACCGCTCACGCGGCCGTCGCCGAGGCCCACCGCAGGGCCGCGCTCCGCGACCGCATCGAGGCCGACCTGCGCTCCGGCCGCACGGCTCCCGCGACGCTGCTGCCCGAGATCGAGGCGCTGATCCACGAGTACCCGTACGACGAACCCCTCCGCGCCCAGCAGCTCCGCGCGCTGCGCGCGGCCGGCCGCCCCGCCGAGGCCCTCGCCGCGTACGACCGCACCCGCCGCACCCTCGCGGACGCGCTCGGCGCGGACCCCGGCCCCGAACTGGCCGCCCTGCACGCGGAACTCCTCCGGCCGACACCCCCGCCCCCGGGCCCCGTCCCCGTCCCGCAGGGAAACCTCCGCCCCCGCCTGACCTCCTTCGTCGGCCGCGAACCCGAACTGGCCGCCCTCCAGGCCGACCTGGCCCGCCTGCGCCTCATCACCCTGACCGGCCCCGGAGGTTCGGGGAAAACCCGCCTGGCCGAGCACGCGGCAGCCGAATACGCCGCCGCGCCGCCCCACACCGCCGACCGCCACCCCGACCACCATCCCGACCCGGTCTGGCTGGTGGAACTGGCCCGCCTGGACCACCCCGCCGCCGTCCCCGGCGCCGTCCTCAGCGCCCTCGGCCTCCGCGAAGGCAGCCTCGTAGCCCGCGAAAAAGCTGTCCGCGAAAAAGCTGTCCGCGACAAGGCCGTCCGCGACAAGACCGCCCCCGAAGACGCGACCACCCTCCTCGTGGAGCACTGCGCCAACCGCCGCCTGCTCCTCGTCCTGGACAACTGCGAGCACGTCATCGCGGCCGCCGCCGACCTCGCCGACCGGCTCCTCGCGCACTGCCCGGGCGTACGGATCCTCGCGACCAGCCGCGAGCCCCTCGGCGTCCCCGGTGAAACGATCCGCCCCGTAGAGCCGCTGCCACCCGCCCCCGCGCACCGCCTCTTCGCCGACCGCGCCGCCGCCGCCCGCCCCGGCTTCACCCCCGCCGAGGACCCGGCCGCCGTGGCCGAGATCTGCGCCCGCCTGGACGGTCTGCCGCTGGCGATCGAGCTGGCGGCGGCCCGGCTTCGGCTGTTGACTCCGCGGCAGATCGCGGACCGTCTGGACGACCGCTTCCGGCTCCTGACCAGTGGTTCCCGCACGCTCCTGCCGCGTCAGCAGACCCTCCGGGCGGTGGTCGACTGGTCCTGGGACCTCCTGGACGAGCCCGAGCGCACGGTCCTTTGCCGCCTGTCGGTCTTCGCGGGAGGCTGTGATCTGACGGCGGCGGAGGCGGTCTGCGCCGAGGAGGGTGACCTGGACGTCGCGGACCTCCTGGGCTCCCTCGTCGACAAGTCCCTCGTCCTGGCCGAGCCGGCCGGCCCCGCCGGCATGCGCTACCGCATGCTCGAAACCATCCACGAGTACGCCACCGAACGCGCCGCGGAACACGCGGCCGCCCACCAACCCCCATCCACAACAACAGCCCCACCCACACCAGGCGCCACCCCCACCGCCCTCCGCCACGCCGCCCACTTCACGGCCCTGGCCGAAGAAGCCGAGCCCCACATCCGCTCCGGCGACCAGCTCCCCTGGATCCGCCGGATCGAGACCGAGCTCGACAACCTCCGCGCCGCCCTCCACACCGCCGTCGCCCACCGCGACAGCGCCACCGCCCACCGCCTCGTCTTCGCCCTCGGCTGGTTCTGGTGGCTGCGCAACTACCGCGACGAGGGCTCCGAGTGGGCCGCCGAGGTGCTCGCCATCACCCCGCCCGACCCGCCCGAGGGCTCCCCGGAGTACTGGAGCCTGATGCGCCTGCACGTCCTGCGCGTCTTCCTGCTCGCCGAGGGCCGTGCGATCGAGGAGTTCGACACCCCGGAGTACGCCGCCCTCTGCGCCCGCATCACCGAGGCCTTCCGCCACGGCAGCCCCGAGACCGCCCGGTTCCCCGGCATGCTCTGGCCCATGGCCGCGTACCTCACCGGTGGCGTCCTGGGCTTTCACGCCCACCTCGACACCACCGTCGAGAGCTGCCGCCGCTACGGCGGCGACTGGGAGCTGGGGGTCACCCTCATGCTCCGCACCCATGTGGCCATCGACATCACCGGCGGCCTGCCCACCGTCGACGCGGACATCGCCGAACTGCGCGAGATCGCCGGCCGCGTCGGCGACCGATGGACCCGCTCCACGGTCGCGAGCGCCGCCGGCGAACTCGCGCTCTCGCGCGGCCGGTACGACGAGGCCCGCGCGGAGTACGAGGAGTGCCTGCGCCTGGCCCGCGAGGTCGGGGCCTACATCGAGGCGCCCTTCGCGCTCGTGCGGATCGCCGAGGCGGCCTTCTCAGCGGGGGAGTTCGCCACCGCCGAGCGGCTGGTGGCGCAGGCGGACCGGGAGGCGGACGAGTACGGCGTGGCCTCCGACGTGCGCGCCTACAGCCGGCTGATCTCCTCGCTGCTCGCGCTCTTCCGCGGCGACCTCGACCGGGCGCGCACCGAGTGCGAGCTGGCCCGTGCCGAGGCCGGGAAGGTCACGGGGCCGCCGCAGCTCAGCGCGGGGCTCGACAACATCGACTCCCTCCTGACCGCCCGCGCGCAGGGCCCGGCGGCCGGACTGGCCCGGATCGCACCCGCCCTGGCCGCGGCGGTGGCCGGGCACTGCGCGGAACGGGTCCTGGCCGCCCTCGCGGAAACCGCCGCCGGCCAGCTGGCCGACGTGGGCCGGCCGGCCGAGGCCGTACGGGTCTTCGCGGCCGCCACCGCCTGGCGCGCGGGCAACCCGCGCTCGGTCCCGGAGGCGACGGCCCTGGCCGATTTCCCGGCCCGCACCCGCGCCGCCCTCGGCGCCCGGGACCACGCCCGTGCGGAGGCGGCGGGCGCCGCGCTCACCCCGTCGCAGGCGGCGGCCCTGGTCAGCGAAGCCGCCCGAGCCCTCACTCATCCGCTCAACGACAGCTAA
- a CDS encoding sporulation protein: protein MSRELREPNEKLGAVLALAGISNAGLARRVNDLGAQRGLTLRYDKTSVARWVSKGMVPQGAAPHLIAAAIGAKLGRPVPLHEIGLADADPAPEVGLAFPRDVGAAVRSATDLYRLDLAGRRGGGGIWQSLAGSFSVSAYATPASRWLISPADGSVAREPGQGQGQGQQPHGQPHGQPHGQSQRRGAPSHATAPSREPVPGAAPPEGLPAPPGALVGGVPAQPSGETPAPPAPEAGPQRVGHSDVTKLREAAEDARRWDSKYGGGDWRSSMVPECLRVDAAPLLLGSYTDEVGRALFGATAELTRLAGWMAFDTGQQEAAQRYYIQALRLARAAADVPLGGYVLASMSLQATYRDFPDEGVDLAQAAVERNRGLATARTMSFFRLVEARAHAKAGDSAAAGSALRAAEGWLERAREGDGDPTWLGFYSYDRFAADAAECYRDLKLPRQVRRFTEQALSRPTEEYVRSHGLRLVVSAVAELESGNLDAACAAGTRAVEVAGRISSARTNEYVRDLLHRLEPYGDEPRVAELRERARPLLVTPA from the coding sequence ATGTCCAGGGAGCTCCGCGAGCCCAATGAGAAGCTCGGCGCCGTCCTCGCCCTCGCGGGCATCAGCAACGCCGGGCTGGCACGCCGGGTCAACGACCTCGGCGCACAGCGCGGCCTGACGCTTCGGTACGACAAGACCTCGGTGGCCCGGTGGGTGTCGAAGGGGATGGTGCCGCAGGGCGCCGCCCCGCACCTGATCGCGGCCGCCATCGGCGCGAAGCTGGGCCGGCCCGTACCGCTGCACGAAATCGGTCTCGCGGACGCGGACCCGGCGCCCGAGGTGGGGCTGGCCTTCCCGCGGGACGTGGGGGCCGCCGTGCGCTCGGCCACCGACCTCTACCGGCTCGACCTCGCCGGACGCCGCGGCGGTGGCGGGATCTGGCAGTCGCTCGCCGGTTCCTTCTCGGTGTCGGCCTACGCCACACCGGCCTCGCGCTGGCTGATATCTCCCGCCGACGGCTCCGTGGCACGCGAACCGGGGCAGGGGCAGGGGCAGGGGCAGCAGCCTCATGGACAGCCGCACGGCCAGCCACACGGCCAGAGCCAGCGCCGCGGAGCCCCGTCCCACGCGACCGCTCCCTCGCGCGAACCGGTACCCGGCGCGGCCCCGCCGGAGGGGCTTCCGGCGCCGCCGGGCGCCCTTGTCGGGGGTGTGCCCGCCCAGCCTTCCGGTGAAACGCCCGCGCCCCCCGCCCCCGAGGCCGGCCCGCAGCGCGTGGGCCACAGCGACGTGACCAAGCTGCGCGAGGCCGCCGAGGACGCCCGCCGCTGGGACTCCAAGTACGGGGGCGGCGACTGGCGTTCGTCGATGGTCCCCGAGTGCCTGCGGGTGGACGCGGCGCCGCTGCTGCTCGGCTCCTACACCGACGAGGTGGGCCGCGCGCTCTTCGGCGCGACCGCCGAACTGACCCGGCTGGCGGGCTGGATGGCCTTCGACACCGGCCAGCAGGAGGCGGCCCAGCGGTACTACATCCAGGCCCTGCGCCTGGCCCGCGCCGCAGCCGACGTACCGCTCGGCGGGTACGTGCTGGCGTCGATGTCGCTGCAGGCGACGTACCGGGACTTCCCCGACGAGGGTGTGGACCTCGCGCAGGCCGCCGTCGAGCGCAACCGGGGCCTGGCCACCGCCCGCACCATGAGCTTCTTCCGCCTGGTCGAGGCCCGGGCGCACGCGAAGGCGGGCGATTCGGCGGCCGCCGGGTCCGCGCTGCGGGCCGCCGAGGGCTGGCTGGAGCGGGCCCGGGAGGGCGACGGGGATCCGACCTGGCTGGGCTTCTACTCCTACGACCGCTTCGCGGCGGACGCGGCCGAGTGTTACCGGGACCTCAAACTCCCGCGCCAGGTAAGGCGATTCACAGAACAGGCACTTTCGCGGCCGACCGAGGAGTACGTACGCTCGCACGGGCTGCGGCTCGTCGTGAGCGCGGTGGCCGAGCTGGAGTCGGGGAACCTCGACGCGGCCTGCGCGGCCGGTACCCGGGCGGTGGAGGTCGCGGGCCGGATCTCGTCGGCCCGGACCAACGAGTACGTACGGGACCTGCTGCACCGGCTGGAACCGTACGGGGACGAACCGCGCGTCGCCGAACTGCGCGAGCGGGCCAGGCCTCTGCTGGTGACCCCGGCATAG
- a CDS encoding asparagine synthase-related protein, with amino-acid sequence MRWLVGWSSIAASFGTAGRVAGQSPAQGSGQGGYGSGYGSASYGSASYGNGSGYGNGDGPGHGYGHGDGRGDGPLRGGLADADHPDEPGAADADRTVVPVGAQLLWGDPDPLWAVGDWRPDEIRTLTADPADPFTRLAVLGCCGATDEELRRALYAARGGALRHLTQWPGSYTAVVQAGRRITVVGDLAGARPVFYTPWASGTAYATAALPLADLIEAQLDIGHLAALLACPDSPEALGDGTPYVGVRRIPPGHALILREGSREITGYEPVASLAVAAPTADPERAVEGVREALVDAVRARLTAPRHAPDTLPHDPGPVPGMGPADRRAARGAPVPGVGADLSGGSASATLALLAAGLPGAPGTVVRQSGERLLAVTFNDLATPRGREAELERAHAIAANPRLHHVVVAAAEEALPYADLDGPLTDEPGPSLISAARERRRLAAGSADHFTGHGARQVLDAHPARLADLLLDRRRRHLLRPVAALTRSAPGESLLVPFSIYSAARRLARTPYRAGMEAAAARLREGPVTGATSSSPVDASLAALTWSRPGPAAAWLTGEALAEVSIRLHNAAARPPLSLRPGEARARAVLARHAADHRVFEQAVEVRSQRLHAPFLDNQVVRAARALPESLRVQPGARAAILRSVLSSAGVRELPPGWGATAHAPNESATRLGLTAALPALLTLFATPLLADAGLIEARVVRQALLDAADGRPVPLDGLAELVSMELWLGRLMARRGTCWTGTSTPRRRAVPKGLPTRRPALS; translated from the coding sequence GTGCGCTGGTTGGTGGGTTGGAGCAGTATCGCCGCGAGCTTCGGCACGGCCGGACGGGTCGCGGGGCAGAGCCCTGCACAAGGCTCTGGCCAGGGGGGATACGGCTCCGGGTACGGGTCCGCCTCTTACGGGTCCGCCTCCTACGGGAACGGCTCCGGTTACGGGAACGGTGACGGCCCGGGCCACGGCTACGGCCATGGCGACGGCCGGGGCGACGGCCCCCTCCGCGGCGGCCTCGCCGACGCGGACCACCCCGACGAACCGGGCGCCGCCGATGCCGACCGCACCGTGGTCCCCGTCGGCGCCCAGCTCCTGTGGGGCGACCCCGACCCCCTGTGGGCCGTCGGCGACTGGCGCCCGGACGAGATCCGCACCCTCACCGCCGACCCCGCCGACCCCTTCACCCGGCTCGCCGTCCTCGGCTGCTGCGGGGCCACCGACGAGGAACTCCGCCGCGCCCTCTACGCCGCCCGCGGCGGCGCCCTGCGCCACCTCACCCAGTGGCCCGGCAGCTACACCGCCGTCGTCCAGGCCGGCCGCCGCATCACCGTGGTCGGCGACCTCGCGGGCGCCCGGCCCGTCTTCTACACCCCCTGGGCGAGCGGCACGGCGTACGCCACCGCCGCCCTCCCGCTCGCCGACCTCATCGAGGCGCAGCTCGACATCGGCCACCTCGCCGCCCTGCTGGCCTGCCCCGACAGCCCGGAGGCGCTGGGCGACGGCACACCGTACGTCGGCGTACGCCGCATCCCGCCCGGCCACGCGCTGATCCTGCGCGAGGGCTCGCGGGAGATCACCGGGTACGAGCCGGTGGCCTCCCTCGCGGTGGCCGCCCCGACGGCCGACCCCGAGCGCGCGGTGGAGGGCGTACGGGAAGCGTTGGTCGACGCGGTGCGCGCCCGGCTCACGGCTCCCCGCCATGCCCCCGACACACTGCCCCACGATCCCGGGCCGGTTCCCGGAATGGGCCCCGCCGACCGGCGGGCGGCCCGCGGCGCCCCCGTACCCGGAGTCGGCGCCGACCTCTCCGGCGGCAGCGCCTCCGCCACCCTCGCCCTCCTGGCCGCCGGACTGCCCGGAGCCCCGGGCACGGTGGTGAGACAGTCCGGCGAACGACTCCTGGCCGTCACCTTCAACGACCTCGCCACCCCCCGGGGCCGCGAGGCCGAACTGGAACGCGCCCACGCCATCGCCGCCAACCCCCGCCTGCACCACGTGGTCGTGGCCGCCGCCGAAGAAGCCCTCCCGTACGCCGACCTCGACGGCCCGCTCACCGACGAACCGGGCCCCTCCCTCATCTCCGCCGCCCGCGAGCGGCGCCGCCTGGCCGCCGGCTCCGCCGACCACTTCACCGGCCACGGAGCCCGCCAGGTCCTCGACGCCCACCCGGCCCGCCTGGCCGACCTCCTCCTCGACCGCCGCCGCCGCCACCTGCTGCGCCCGGTCGCCGCCCTCACCCGCTCCGCCCCCGGGGAATCCCTCCTGGTCCCCTTCTCCATCTACTCGGCGGCCCGCCGCCTGGCCCGTACGCCGTACCGCGCGGGCATGGAGGCGGCCGCGGCCCGCCTGCGCGAGGGTCCGGTCACGGGAGCCACCTCCTCCTCCCCGGTCGACGCCTCGCTCGCGGCCCTGACCTGGTCCCGCCCGGGCCCGGCGGCTGCCTGGCTGACGGGCGAAGCCCTGGCCGAGGTATCGATCCGCCTCCACAACGCCGCGGCCCGACCTCCCCTCTCGCTCCGCCCCGGGGAGGCCAGGGCCCGCGCCGTCCTGGCCCGCCACGCCGCCGACCACCGGGTCTTCGAACAGGCCGTGGAGGTCCGCAGCCAGCGCCTGCACGCCCCCTTCCTGGACAACCAGGTCGTACGGGCCGCCCGCGCCCTCCCCGAATCCCTGCGCGTCCAGCCCGGCGCGCGGGCGGCGATCCTGCGCAGCGTCCTGTCCTCGGCCGGAGTCCGCGAACTCCCGCCCGGCTGGGGCGCGACGGCCCACGCCCCGAACGAATCCGCGACCCGCCTGGGCCTGACCGCAGCCCTCCCCGCCCTCCTGACCCTCTTCGCCACCCCCCTCCTCGCGGACGCGGGCCTCATCGAAGCCAGGGTCGTCCGCCAGGCCCTGCTCGACGCCGCCGACGGCCGCCCGGTCCCGCTGGACGGCCTCGCGGAACTCGTCTCCATGGAACTGTGGCTGGGCCGCCTGATGGCCCGCCGCGGCACCTGCTGGACCGGCACCTCCACCCCCCGCCGCCGAGCAGTCCCCAAGGGCCTCCCCACCCGCCGCCCAGCCCTGTCCTGA
- the lhgO gene encoding L-2-hydroxyglutarate oxidase, which produces MGRVDCDVLVIGGGIVGLSTAHALARLAPGTRVVVLEKEDGPARHQTGRNSGVIHSGIYYKPGSLKARFAVRGAAEMVKFCAEHGIPHEVTGKLIVATGRDELPRLHALVQRGRENGIPVRELGPTQIAEYEPEVRGLAAIHVGTTGIVDYGRVTRQLAESSGAEIVYGGAVDLISRRASGVAVRTTTGLVVRSRVLVNCAGLQCDRIARLAGDDPGMRIVPFRGEYYDLARPELVRGLVYPVPDPAFPFLGVHLTRGIGGGVHVGPNAVPALAREGYGWGIVRPRDLADELAWPGSWRMAARHWRYGAGEIRRSVSKPAFLEAVRRLLPAVTAADLVASAAGVRAQAVLRDGTLVDDFLIREAPRTVHVLNAPSPAATASLPIGREIAGRALTALRAA; this is translated from the coding sequence ATGGGCAGGGTGGACTGCGACGTGCTGGTGATCGGCGGCGGAATCGTCGGCCTGTCGACGGCGCATGCCCTCGCCAGACTCGCGCCGGGGACCCGTGTGGTCGTCCTGGAGAAGGAGGACGGCCCCGCCCGGCACCAGACAGGCCGCAACAGCGGTGTGATCCACAGCGGCATCTACTACAAGCCCGGTTCGCTCAAGGCGCGCTTCGCGGTGCGCGGGGCGGCCGAGATGGTCAAGTTCTGCGCGGAGCACGGCATCCCGCACGAGGTGACCGGCAAGCTCATCGTCGCCACCGGCCGGGACGAGCTGCCGCGCCTGCACGCGCTCGTCCAGCGCGGCCGGGAGAACGGCATCCCGGTGCGCGAGCTGGGCCCGACGCAGATCGCGGAGTACGAGCCGGAGGTCCGCGGGCTCGCCGCGATCCACGTGGGGACCACCGGGATCGTGGACTACGGGCGGGTCACCCGGCAGCTGGCGGAGTCCTCTGGCGCGGAGATCGTCTACGGCGGCGCGGTGGACCTGATCTCGCGGCGCGCCTCGGGGGTGGCGGTGCGGACGACCACCGGCCTGGTGGTGCGCTCCCGCGTGCTGGTGAACTGCGCGGGGCTGCAGTGCGACCGGATCGCCCGGCTGGCCGGTGACGACCCGGGCATGCGCATCGTCCCGTTCCGCGGCGAGTACTACGACCTGGCCCGGCCCGAGCTGGTGCGCGGGCTGGTCTACCCGGTGCCGGACCCGGCGTTCCCCTTCCTCGGCGTCCACCTGACCCGGGGCATCGGCGGCGGGGTCCACGTCGGACCGAACGCGGTGCCGGCGCTGGCGCGCGAGGGGTACGGCTGGGGCATCGTCCGGCCGCGGGACCTCGCGGACGAGCTGGCCTGGCCGGGCTCCTGGCGGATGGCCGCGCGCCACTGGCGGTACGGGGCGGGCGAGATCCGGCGGTCGGTGTCGAAGCCCGCCTTCCTGGAAGCGGTACGCAGACTCCTGCCGGCGGTGACCGCGGCGGACCTGGTGGCTTCGGCGGCCGGGGTGCGGGCGCAGGCCGTGCTGCGGGACGGGACGCTGGTGGACGACTTCCTGATCCGGGAGGCACCGCGGACGGTGCACGTGCTGAACGCGCCGTCGCCCGCGGCCACCGCCTCGCTGCCCATCGGGCGGGAGATCGCGGGCCGGGCGCTGACCGCGCTGCGCGCGGCGTAG
- the trmB gene encoding tRNA (guanosine(46)-N7)-methyltransferase TrmB: MVADSQNPPHPAPETAPETAPEATTYTPPKWRTEPRFPDGPAPDPAGSHHERRIRSFQPRRSRVTTGQGEALKRLWGTWGLDIDGHEVLDLKKMFDGLPVVLEIGFGMGEATAQMAAADPGTGILAADVHTPGQGNLLALAERGGMTNVRVANGDAIILLREMLPPDSLAGLRVYFPDPWPKARHHKRRLIQPEFLALAATRMAPGAVLHCATDWEPYAEQMLEVLTAQPEFENTQADGGYAPRPDFRPLTRFEGQGLDKGHVVHDLLFRRTGNAEN, translated from the coding sequence ATTGTGGCTGACTCTCAAAACCCCCCGCACCCCGCCCCGGAAACCGCGCCGGAAACCGCGCCGGAGGCGACCACCTACACGCCCCCGAAGTGGCGGACCGAGCCGCGGTTCCCCGACGGGCCCGCGCCCGATCCGGCCGGCTCGCACCACGAACGGCGGATCCGGAGCTTCCAGCCCCGGCGCAGCCGGGTGACCACCGGGCAGGGCGAAGCCCTGAAGCGGCTCTGGGGGACCTGGGGACTCGACATCGACGGGCACGAGGTCCTCGATCTCAAGAAGATGTTCGACGGGCTTCCCGTCGTCCTCGAGATCGGCTTCGGCATGGGCGAGGCCACCGCGCAGATGGCCGCCGCCGATCCCGGCACCGGGATCCTCGCCGCCGACGTGCACACCCCCGGGCAGGGCAACCTGCTCGCCCTCGCCGAGCGCGGCGGGATGACCAATGTGCGCGTCGCGAACGGCGACGCCATCATCCTGCTCCGCGAGATGCTGCCCCCGGACTCCCTCGCCGGGCTCCGCGTGTACTTCCCCGACCCCTGGCCGAAGGCCCGCCACCACAAGCGGCGGCTGATCCAGCCCGAGTTCCTCGCGCTGGCCGCCACCCGCATGGCGCCCGGGGCGGTCCTGCACTGCGCGACCGACTGGGAGCCGTACGCCGAGCAGATGCTCGAAGTGCTCACCGCGCAGCCCGAGTTCGAGAACACCCAGGCCGACGGCGGCTATGCGCCCCGCCCCGACTTCCGGCCCCTCACCCGTTTCGAGGGCCAGGGTCTCGACAAGGGCCACGTCGTACACGACTTGCTGTTCCGCCGCACGGGTAACGCGGAGAACTGA
- a CDS encoding PrsW family intramembrane metalloprotease, whose product MPRVRVYVLVVLLAASGVAILELVREQTGTPGFLVGLALALLPVPPLMAAFRWLGRAAPHPWAQLLFCFGWGACAAALIAILANSFATEWIAAATADPSHADRLGSVAIAPLVEETAKAAALLLVFLFRRRQFTGPADGFVVAGFTAVGFAFTENILYLGNAFDEDAANGTEVLNSVTAATFFVRVVMSPFAHPLFTVLTGLGFGAAALSVRRARRIGLPLLGLAPAMGLHALWNSSSDLGESGFYVVYGCVMVPVFGILVWLAVWLRRRRLRTVAAELAVYAAAGWLGRAEVPALASVPARSLARQLARGVGGRPAARAVARYEADAVALALLRHRARSGGPVGEPDFALRERELLSRLWLRRATAGPALCRAAVLEELLPPSFDALGSADPFEAADAFGTADRFEAAARFAPADRFAPAADRFGTAGAGRPALAGVPAPRGPYGLRRSGPVPSATPAGPP is encoded by the coding sequence ATGCCGCGTGTGCGTGTGTACGTACTCGTGGTGCTGCTCGCCGCGTCCGGCGTCGCGATCCTGGAGCTCGTACGGGAGCAGACGGGCACGCCCGGGTTCCTCGTCGGTCTCGCCCTGGCCCTGCTGCCGGTGCCGCCGCTCATGGCGGCCTTCCGGTGGCTGGGCCGGGCCGCCCCGCATCCGTGGGCGCAGCTGCTGTTCTGCTTCGGCTGGGGTGCCTGCGCCGCCGCGCTGATCGCCATACTGGCCAACAGTTTCGCCACCGAGTGGATAGCCGCGGCCACCGCCGATCCCTCCCATGCCGATCGGCTCGGCTCGGTGGCCATCGCGCCGCTGGTCGAGGAGACCGCCAAGGCGGCGGCCCTCCTGCTGGTGTTCCTGTTCCGCAGACGCCAGTTCACCGGCCCGGCCGACGGTTTCGTGGTCGCCGGTTTCACCGCTGTGGGCTTCGCCTTCACCGAGAACATCCTCTATCTCGGCAATGCCTTCGACGAGGACGCCGCCAACGGCACCGAGGTGCTGAACTCCGTGACGGCCGCGACGTTCTTCGTCCGGGTCGTCATGTCCCCCTTCGCCCATCCGCTGTTCACCGTGCTCACCGGCCTCGGTTTCGGTGCGGCCGCGCTCAGCGTCCGCCGGGCCCGCCGGATCGGGCTGCCGCTGCTGGGACTTGCCCCGGCCATGGGGCTGCACGCGCTGTGGAACAGCTCCTCGGACCTCGGTGAGTCCGGCTTCTACGTGGTCTACGGCTGCGTGATGGTCCCGGTGTTCGGGATCCTGGTCTGGCTGGCCGTGTGGCTGCGACGGCGCCGCCTGCGCACGGTCGCCGCGGAACTCGCGGTGTACGCGGCCGCCGGCTGGCTCGGCCGCGCCGAGGTGCCCGCGCTGGCTTCGGTGCCGGCGCGTTCGCTGGCCCGCCAGCTGGCCCGCGGCGTGGGGGGCCGCCCTGCCGCGCGGGCAGTCGCCCGGTACGAGGCCGACGCGGTGGCCCTCGCCCTGCTACGCCACCGGGCGCGCAGCGGTGGTCCGGTCGGCGAGCCGGATTTCGCCCTCCGGGAGCGGGAGTTGCTGAGCCGGCTGTGGCTGCGCCGGGCGACGGCGGGCCCGGCGCTGTGCCGGGCGGCGGTCCTGGAGGAGCTGCTGCCGCCCTCCTTCGACGCCCTGGGCTCGGCGGACCCGTTCGAGGCGGCGGACGCCTTCGGGACGGCGGACCGCTTCGAGGCGGCGGCCCGTTTCGCCCCGGCGGACCGTTTCGCCCCGGCCGCCGACCGCTTCGGGACGGCGGGAGCGGGCCGGCCCGCGCTGGCCGGCGTACCGGCTCCGCGGGGGCCGTACGGCCTCAGACGTTCAGGCCCCGTGCCGTCAGCCACGCCAGCGGGTCCACCGTAG